The genome window TGGGGGTGTCGGGCTCCTCAGTTGGAGCATCACACACTGCAAGCTCTCTCCCACCCCTATCTAGCTTACCTGAATCCCACCGGCGATCCACTGGATCCGAATTGGGAGGCCATCGAGTCGTATTTAGCGGGACACGTCCGGCCTGGCCCCGACGTGGCTCGCGTCTACAAATGCAACATATGCAACCTGGAGTTCCCCAGCGCGCAAGCCTTCGGAGGCCACATGAGTTCTCACAGCAAGACCAAGAGAAGGGAGAAACCCTTGACAGCCAGAAAAGCCCAACTGTTCAAGAAGGTCAGGTTCAACGCCAAACTCCCGCCTGCCTCCAAGAAGATGAAGGCCATGGCGGCTGGAGTCTCGTCCATGAAGAATCCCTACGTCGACTTGGCTAAGAATGGGATGCATGTAAAGGAAACGGGTACGAGTGAGCAATTCAACTACATCAACTTTATTAACGATGTTCTGACTGGTTCGGATTAAGGCTGGTTGATAATAAAACGCATGATGATCATCAGTGGTCATCTTGTGGCTATCCGAGCTGTAGATCAAAAGCTTCTGTTGTGCTGTTCCCTTCCTTTTCTAGAGTTGAATTCAAATCACCAATTTAGTTGTCGATTGCCATAGACTTTTAGGTTTTCGTCATTGGAActgttcatcttcttcttctcaaatGTAAGTGGCGGTTTTTACTGTGTCATATGTCCTCTTCATGCCTCGCTTTCAAGGTTTGAAGAGATTTGTGTTGTAACTAAACATCCCCAAAAATAAGTGTATGGATTGATGAGTAGAAGAATTAATAATTTAAAGTACCAATGTGGTTCTGAGATTCatcttgaaagaaaaaaattatgacgGCTCATCAAAACAAATAATTCTTTACGAGTTCTTGTGCTCGTGCTATACTTTGAGAGATCCTCATGCAAACTCATGCAAAATGGATAATTCTTCGCGAACCTTCGCACTCAAGCCGATAACGACAAATAAGAACTACGTCGAGGATAGATACTATCGATGAGATCAAACACGTAAATGTTGGTTTAGATAATAAATTGCTTACTCCATTTTGAATCAATATGAAGCTGAGATCTGATGAACTAGTTGGCATTATGAGAAGACTCAAAGTTTCCTCTGTAACAGTTATCTTAGTTGTCACTAGCAACATGTATGTGCTGATAAAAATAAATGAAACTTCTACAGCTGTTCATGCAAGTGCGCATGTTGATGGAGGTATTAGTTGATTGATTTAAGTCaagtcattagtgctaactattgTATTGACACTTCATTCCATATTAATGAGGTAACAAGTTTTTactgctctctctctccccctgtgAGTAGCAAGAAGAACAGGAATACAAAAACCAGTGATTTTTTAACAGCTAATTTACTTTTTTTAATCTCAAGTTAGTACATATTATTCAACAGGCATTAGTTGATTGATTTATGTCAaagtcattagtgctaactattgTATTGGCACTTCATTCCATATTAGTGAGGTAACAAGTTTttactgttctctctctctctctctctctgagtagCAAGAAGAACAGGAATACAAAAACCAGTGATTTTTCAACAGCTAATTTACTTTTTTTATCTCAAGTTGGTACATATTGTTCAACAGGTATTAGTTGATTGATTTAAGTCaagtcattagtgctaactattgTGTTGGCACTTCATTCCACATTAGTGAGGTAACAAGTTtttactgctctctctctctctctctctctctctgagtagTAAGAAGAAAAGGAATACAAAAATCAGTGATTTTTTAACAGCTAATTTACTTTTTTTATCTCAAGTTGGTGCATATTATTCTACAGGTATTAGTTGATTGATTTAAGTCAAGTCATTAGTATTGGCACTTCATTCCATATCAGTGAGGTAAAAGTTtttactgctctctctctctctctctctctctctctctctctcactctctctctctggcaAGAAGAACAGGAATACAAAAACCAGTGATTTTTTAAcagctaatttatttttttaatctcaagTTGGTACATATTATTCAACAGGGTTCATTGTATCATCAATCAACAATGTGAACTCATCAAAAACAACCTTATTTTTATggtacaaataaaaaaaaaatcatttcatgCTTCTCACTTGGCTCACTATAAGATCTTTATGTGAGGTAGGTTCTACAGAAGTCAGGACAGACATAAATGCCAATCCCTAGGGAATCAAAAGGGTATGTGAAAGAAAGGCATAATAGGAGGGCAAAGTAAAGGTCAAAGAGGATGAACAAAGTTGACCACTGTATCTTTTAGATTTGTACAGCATTTTACTGCCACctgttttttttaataaaaaatttactatcataaataaCTCTAATCCGTGAATTTGAATGTAAGACTTAtcctttatataataatatattaatcaatcagatattttaacaaaaataccacctatatatatatatattgccatAACAGCTTTTGGtaggtttattattattattattatttattatttatttatttatttattattattattattattattattatttaaggtTTTGATGTAGTCACTAACTTACGTTAACATCAGAAATCATTACATTCTCACAACGGAACACAATCTTGATCCTTACTTCTAATTTTAGCTCTTATCTGATATCCTATATGAATCCTTACCTAAAACAAAAACTatttactaaaaataaaaataatatatcaagaaaatactttatactatatttcttttttttaatttttaatctcgAAACATAGATACCTTAATGAAATTCaattttgattataaaaaaatcaGTGCTACTTTGTGGTCCATTTCCTCAATCACAACCATATGAACTTCTCCTTGACAACTGATTTAgtattgtaatattttttgaGTGGAGTTATAGTTTATTTTTCTCTtcgtttatagtgtttttatcattaaaataaaaaaaatattgtaactggATAATACATCATTGATTCTTATTATCATTCCTTCATAATAAATGATTATAAGGTTTTTTAAAATATCGAGACCTAATTTTAttatagtttattttgaaatatgtcaAGACCTtcgtaattttttattataattatttttaatatataatataaatgttATAAGTTTTTCACAAGTCATAGGCTTAAATTTAAGGCTACATAGAAAAATTAGAATCGTCCtttattttgaatatatatatatatatatataattttattttcaaatttattttaaaattaaaaaaatatttatgaaaccTTAATATATGCTGTAAAATTAATGAATaggatttaatatttttaatagagtaaaaaaatattatgatcatattcaaaaacattataattgatctgattggatgaaaaatattatacgtttatttaaaaatattataattggttcGATTTAATATCAAATCAGTTTGATTGGTTCCATTTAATTGGTTTCGATGGAAagctcaaaataaaaaaaagaacactttttgtaaaaatatttttgaaaaagaCGGACAAAAGCTTAAAACATATTTTGAATATTATGTAATATATAATTTTACCTAAGATGGTGCCGAGCGCATGAGATCCAACTTAGAGGAGGGTTGAGCTCCGCCAGATCTCGGCGCAAACCCTAACCAAACCTATCGCTAGCATTGGCAGCTCAACAACGCGAACAGGGTTGCCGCGCCTCCTCTCTGCTGCTGCTCCCTCCACCTAAATCTCTCCGCTGCTGCTGCAACTTGAGGTGAATGCGATGTTTTAAAGCGAAGGTGGCGCTTCCTTCTTTCTCATCCTCCTTTTTGGCATCCTTGCCGTCGTAGTTTGATCTAAGCCGTTGTCTTCCATCATGGATCATGCAGGCTTATTTGGTATCTGAAGAATAATGGGAGCATCACCAGTTGCTGGTTTGCAAGTGGTGGCAGCATGGCCTTGCATTTCTTCTCCCCAGAGAACGTTCGTGTCAAGAGCAACAGCTTCCAAGTTCAACCTGAAAGTAGCCAGTCAAGGATTAACAAAATTGTCAAACATCTCTCTTCAAGGTCTTCCTGAGAGATACCCATCCTCCTCTTCAAAGTATCACAGAATTGTTCCCAGGGCAATGACTGGGGAAAGTGAGGAAGGCACAGCATATGGGTTGCCTATTGATCTCAGAGGTGTTGCATTGCTTGACTTGAGAAATTATCCCTTTATCTTTGGTGCATATTTTGTGTGTCTACAACAATTTATGTTATCTATATTGTAACAATTTCCTATTTTGTGAAAAATCTTTTCAATTGACTTAGAAGTGGGGTTTTCTTGATATTTTCCCACATCTCTTTTGTTATTGGGATGAACCTTTCTGTGTCATGTTAGGAACGAAAGGGGCAGAGGTTGATTCTCtcattgctaaaatgaagtaagaAAGGAGTTTCATTCAGAGTCTGTGTTAGGTTAGAAATGCTTTGGTTCTGCTAGACAAGGGTTTCAGGTTGGTATCAGATTTGTTGTATGCGTCTTATGTGTCTGTCTGAAATTTTGTAGATTTTTACTTAAATTATTGTGGGATTAAGTGAACTTTGTCATTTCTGTCTTCTTCCTTTAGTAGAAACTGTTTATTCATATCTTCACCTTTCTGCACCAACATGGTATTGTACTAAATATTAATGCTTAAAGCTTTTCCGGGTTACCTTTTGTAGCACCTAGAAATCTTGACCCAAATGTAACTTGCCACATTTTATTGCCTTATTCCTTAATCCCATATCTTTGGAATTACCAGCTATCAGATGATTTCTGGTGCCCTTACAAGTTTAgtgagtggtggtactgctagcaaTTTCCGTGCATTTTGAATTATTTGTGCCTAGGAGAATATTTCAACGGCTAAAAATAGATGAAATGATTTTGATGGCATAATTGgtgaaatacatttcattaccccttttttgtttataa of Musa acuminata AAA Group cultivar baxijiao chromosome BXJ2-3, Cavendish_Baxijiao_AAA, whole genome shotgun sequence contains these proteins:
- the LOC135607262 gene encoding enoyl-[acyl-carrier-protein] reductase [NADH] 1, chloroplastic-like isoform X2; this encodes MGASPVAGLQVVAAWPCISSPQRTFVSRATASKFNLKVASQGLTKLSNISLQGLPERYPSSSSKYHRIVPRAMTGESEEGTAYGLPIDLRGKRAFIAGGADDNGYGWAIAKALAAAGAEILVGTWVPDLNIFETSLRRGKFDNSCR
- the LOC135607262 gene encoding enoyl-[acyl-carrier-protein] reductase [NADH] 1, chloroplastic-like isoform X1, with translation MGASPVAGLQVVAAWPCISSPQRTFVSRATASKFNLKVASQGLTKLSNISLQGLPERYPSSSSKYHRIVPRAMTGESEEGTAYGLPIDLRGKRAFIAGGADDNGYGWAIAKALAAAGAEILVGTWVPDLNIFETSLRRGKFDNSCRYGGGMSSA